The sequence below is a genomic window from Methylotuvimicrobium sp. KM2.
CGCAAATCGTCCGGAACTCGAACCGAAAGTTCGTACGAACGAAGCGCCGTGGGTCGAGACGATCACCGTACAACCGCAAACGCTCAAAATCAATATACGTTCGCAAGGTATCGTCAAGCCGCGCGAGGAGCTGACATTGGTGCCGGAAGTGGCGGGAAAGATCGTGCGAATGCATCCGAATTTCGTGCCGGGCGGATTTTTCGAAGCCGGCGAATTGTTGATTGCGATCGATCCTCGCGATTACGATCATGCCGTCGCGGCTGCGGAAGCCGCGATTGCCGAAGCGCGAAGGCAAGTGCTGTTCGAAGAGGCTCAGGCGGAACAAGCGCAAGAAGAATGGCAAGCCCTGGGCGAAGGTCAGTCGACGCCACTGGCGATGCACGAACCGCAACTGGCCGAAGCCCGTGCGAAACTCAAATCGGCCGAATCCGAGCTGGCGAATGCGAAACTGCGCCGTAGCCGCTGCGATTTGTTTGCGCCGTTTGCCGGTCGCGTCGTTGAAAAACAGGCCGGAATCGGGCAATACGTGCAAATCGGCGATTCGCTCGCTAGGCTTTTTGCGACCGATGCGGCCGATGTGCGCTTACCGGTTCCGGCAGAGCAACTCGGATTCCTGCCGTTCGATTTCGTATCGTCCGGCGGCGGCATTAGTCGAGAGACGGGCGTTATGCTGAGTGCCGATATAGCCGGCGCCCGGCACCGCTGGCAAGGCCGTATCGTCAGGGCCGAAGCCGTCGTCGACGAAACGACCGGACTGCTGCATCTGATTGCGGAAATACGCAACCCCTATCAATCTGAACAGGGCGGCGTTCCGCTGCTGGCCGGATTGTTCGTACAGGCCGAAATCGAAGGCCGCGAGCAGCGCGAGGTATTCGAATTGCCTGTCGGCGTTTTGAATTCGATGCAAGAAGCGCTGGTAATCGACGGCGACTTGCGCTTGCATATTCGGCGATTGGACGTATTGCGCCGGGAAGCGGATCGAATTTGGATCGAATCGGGATTGACGGCAGGGGAGCGGGTCGTTATTTCCGGGGTGCCGGTTCCGGTGGAAGGAATGAAGGTCCGTGTACAGAAAACGACGCCCGAAATTTCGGCCGACGATCATGTTGCCGATGCCGATGCCGATGCCGATGCGGGTGCCGCGCGATGAAACGGTTTCCGCCGTCTACATCCGCCGTCGATGCGTCCGGTCTTATCGCTTGGTTCGCCGTCAATCCGGTAGCCGCGAATCTGTTGATGTGGCTGATTCTGTTCGCCGGCGCCGTTAGTTTGACGACAATCGAAAAAGAAGTCCTGCCGCATTTTTCGCCGAACCGAATAGAAATCAATGCTTATTATCCGGGGGGCGGCCCGGTGGAAATCGAGGAGTCGATTTGTATCCGAATCGAGGAAGCGGTTCATGACGTACCCGGAAGCAAGCGTCTGGTGTCGCAAATCATGGAAGGCGTCTGTAAAGTCGAAATGACGGTTTTGCCGGGACACGACAAGAACAACGTGATCAACGAAGTCCGCGGACGGGTTCAAGTTTTGCAGCGATTGCCGGAAGAATTGGAACGAATCGACGTGCAACCGTCTTATCGTAAAGGGGATAACGGCGTCATTTGGGTAGCCTTGCATGGGCGGTCGGACCCGCTGTACCTGAAACGTTTCGGCGATCTGATTCAAAGCGATCTGGCGCGCCTGCCGGGCGTGACCCGCGCGTTGAATTATTACGAAATCCCGTATGAAATCGCGATCGAAGTGTCCTCGGAAAAACTGCGGCGTTACCGTCTGTCGCTGCATGACGTGACGGAAGCGCTACGGCGGCAGTCGGTGGATCTGTCCGGCGGTTTGATCAAGAATCCGGACGGCGAAATTTTGCTTCGAACCAACGGCAAAGCGCGGGACGGCGAGGCTTTGGGCAACATGGAATTGCGCGCCGATTCCGGCGGCGGACGGGTACTGCTGCGCGATGTCGCCGAAATCAAGGACGGATTGCAGGAACGCTTGTCGGAATGGCGTCATAACGGAGAAACCGCGCAGGGTTGGGAAGTTCATGCCGAGCACGGCTCGGTCGACGTCGCGCGCCGCGTAAAAGGCTATGTTGCGTCGATGTCGGATCGCTTGCCGGAAGGCCTATCCCTTTATACCTGGTGGGACGATTCGGAGGCTTACGACGAACGGATCGCCACGCTGATCGAAAACGGAATTTACGGCTTCGTGTTGGTTGTTGCGATTCTGACGCTGTTTTTGGACGCCGAATTGGCCTTTTGGGCGGGCATCGGTATCGTGACTTCGATGTTCGGCGCTTTCGCGTTGATGCCGTGGTTCGGCATTTCGCTGAATATGTTGTCGTTATTCGGTTTTATTTTGGCGATCGGTATTCTCGTCGACGACGCCATTATCGTTGGAGAAGCGATTCACCGGCGCAAGGGCGCAAGCGATGCCGAAGGCAAGGAGCGAACGCCGGAACAGGCGGTGTCGGCTTCGATTCTAGGCGCCCGCGAAGTTTTTCTGCCGGTGATATTGGCTGTTGCCACGACGATTATCGCACTCTTGCCGGGGCTGTTCGTATCCGGTTGGGCAGGGCGGATGATGCAGCCGATTTGCGGCGTACTGATTGCGGTATTGCTGTTTTCACTGATCGAAGCCTTGTGGATTTTGCCGGCGCATTTGACGAGTCCTACGGTGCGGACCGTGCGTTTTCCGCGAATCGCGCAATGGCGCGGCAGGCTGAATGACGGTTTGGCAGTTTTTATCCGGCGCGTTTACGGCCCCGTGCTGAAAAAAGCTTTGACTTGGCGCTATCTGACGATTTCGGTGTTTGCGGTCTTCGTATTGCTGAGTGCCGCACTCGTGGCGGGCGGCCATTTACGCTGGACGCTTCAGGCCAATGTCACGAAAAGCAGTTTTTCGGCTCATCTGGAGTTGCCTCGGGCATCACCCTATGCCGAAACGCGGCGGATCGCCGAGCAAGTGGAACGCGCGTTGTTGGCGATGCGCAGCGAACTCGACGATGCCGACAAAAAGCTTGCTTATTTTTCCAAGCGTTGCGGGAGCATCGAGCCCGCGTCGACGATGTTGGTCGGCTTGGAAACGATGATTTGGGAGTACGGCGCAGGATTCTGGACGGAATTGTCGCCGGACGGTAGACAATGCATCGCCGTCGAGCCGTTCATACGCGAATGGCGGCGGCGTATCGGCGATATTGCGCCCGGTAAGATCGAGTTTATTTATAAGGAAGGGGATGTGCTTTACGATCTCGAATTCGATTTGGCCGCTCCCGATCCGGACGTGCTGGCATCGGCCGTGACGCGCTTTAAGAACGCACTGGCGGCGTATCCGGGAGTGCATGATGTCGTCGACTCCGCCGAACCCGGCAAGCCGGAAGCGCGCTTGCGGCTGAAACCGAATGCGGAAGCGTTGGGTTTGAGTCTGCAGGACATTGCCCGGCAAGTGCGCCATGGTTATTACGGCGACGAAGTATACAGGGTTCAGCGAGGGGCTCATGAAGTTCGGGTTGTCGTACGTTTGCCGTTAGGCGAAAGACAAGCCTTGACCGATCTTCGAAACCTGCCGGTTCGGCTTCCCGGCGGCGGCCTAGCGCCGCTTGCGACGTTGGCCGAGATCGAATTGCAGCCGGGTTACGCCAAATTAACGAGGCTACAGCGCCAACGCGTCTTGAAAGTACAAGCGCGTGTCGATCCGGCATTGGCCGATGTCAACTCGATCTATGCGAAAGTCGAAGCCGAATTGGCGCCACGCTTGCAAAAGGAATTTCCGCTGCTCAGCCTGGAAATCGGAGAAGAGCGCCGGGAACAGAACCGAATGATGCGTAGCCTGATCGTCAATACATCGATTGCATTGGTAGCAATCTATATACTGATCGCGATACCTTTCGGCTCTTATACCATGCCGCTGATATTGATGCCGGTAGCGCCGGTCGCCTGGTGCGGAGGAATTTGGGCGCATTGGTTAGCGGGTTTGCCGTTATCGATGGAGTCGCTGATCGGCATGGTCGCGGCGAGCGGGGTGGTCGTAAACGACAGTCTGGTATTGCTCGATGCCGTCGAGCGGAGCGAAGACAACGCCGAAACGATCGAAGAACGACTTTTTCGAGCTTGTTCGGTCCGGTTTCGGCCGATTTTGTTGGCGTTTTTGACCACGTTTGCAGGCTTCTTGCCGACCTTGCTTGAAACCAGCGAACAAGCGCAATTTCTGATTCCGATGACATTGGCGCTAGCTTCCGGACTACTGATCGGTATGACCGCCAGCTTATTGCTGACGCCGGTAAGCTATAGCGTTTTTGCGGAAAGGCGAAGCACGCATAAAACCGGCAAACTCAAAACGATAGGCCACGATCCGGAATGATAACCTGGGTTGATAATCGAGAATCGTAGCCCGTATGCAGCGAAGCGGAATACGGGAAAGGCGTGGCATCGAACTTCCCGGATTGCGCTACGCTCCATCCGGGCTACGGTGCTAAAATCGACCTCCTTAAAATGATAGGTCGCGATCCCTTTGCAGGACGGGTTATTTAACTCGTCCTGCCGACGAACCGTGCCAGGCCATCGAAAATCGTAGCCCGTATGCAGCACAGCGAAATACGAGAAAGGCGCGGTCTCGACTTCCCGGATTGCACTACGTTCCATCCGGGCTACGGTGCTACGACCTTCGTCCAGCCGATTGGCTGCGTTCCAGCATCCAACGATACATCAAATCCGGTGCATTACCCGCCGATTGGGGCGCCTTCCCGCGAAAACGACAAAATATTTGGGGAGCGTAGGTTGGGGTCGACTGCAGGGATGGATGCAGGAGGTAGGGCAATGCCTGGAGTAATTGCCGAGATGATAGGAGCCCCAACACGACAACCGGTAGCCCGTTTACAGCGCTGCTAACGAATTGATTGCGAAAAATGTAATCCTTTTTCTCCATCTGCCACCCTTTGCTACAATGCTTCAAGTTTAATCTCTCCATCCTTCTGATTAAGGAGTTAATCATTATGAAAACATTAACACTTAAAATTGATGACAGTGTTAGCGATAAGTTTATTTGGTTGCTACAGCATTTTTCTGAAAACGAGGTGAGTGTCGTGGATTCCGAGGATTATCTTTCTGATGATGATTATTTGCGGGGTTTTCAAGGCATGGTTGAAAGCATTAAAAAAGCAAAGTCGGAACCTGCTGATAAGGGAGTAACGTTGAGCCAATTGGATTGGTAATGTACCAGGTTTTGTTGATGAGCCAAGCGCAGAAGGATGCGAAAAAGTTAGCTTCTACTGGTTTAAAACCCAAAACGTTAAAACTGCTTGAGTTAATACAGCAAGATCCTTTCTGATATCCTTCCAGCCTTTGAAGTTTTGAAAGGGGATATGCAAGGCTTAATCAGTCGTCGCATTAACAAACAACATCGCTTGGTCTATGAAGTGGTTGACGACGAAAAACTGATTAAAGTTTATCGGATGTGGACTCATTATGAGTAAATTTGAACGCGAAGCGCCGGAAATCGGGGTCACACCGATATTGGATAGAGTAGAGAACATGGGGTAAACGGGATCAGGATAAATGGGGTAAAGTCTTGAATTTGCGCACAAGACCTCACCTTCCCTGGATATGTAGCGAAGCGGAATCCGGGGAATTCGTGGCCCGGTGTTTTTGCAGGGCGTAGGATGCGGTGACGACAGGAACCGCATCGTTCGCGATTGATGCGGTTCACGTTGTTCACCGCATCCTACGGACTGGAAGGTGAAGCGTATACGATCGCACGGGGTTCATCCGGCATGGCGAGTGGATCGACAACGTCGGGACCAAACCGGTCGATTTCCGATAATTCTCTATGGTAAAGGAGCATGCCGCCGGGTTGGATCA
It includes:
- a CDS encoding type II toxin-antitoxin system YoeB family toxin, with the translated sequence MQGLISRRINKQHRLVYEVVDDEKLIKVYRMWTHYE
- a CDS encoding efflux RND transporter permease subunit, yielding MKRFPPSTSAVDASGLIAWFAVNPVAANLLMWLILFAGAVSLTTIEKEVLPHFSPNRIEINAYYPGGGPVEIEESICIRIEEAVHDVPGSKRLVSQIMEGVCKVEMTVLPGHDKNNVINEVRGRVQVLQRLPEELERIDVQPSYRKGDNGVIWVALHGRSDPLYLKRFGDLIQSDLARLPGVTRALNYYEIPYEIAIEVSSEKLRRYRLSLHDVTEALRRQSVDLSGGLIKNPDGEILLRTNGKARDGEALGNMELRADSGGGRVLLRDVAEIKDGLQERLSEWRHNGETAQGWEVHAEHGSVDVARRVKGYVASMSDRLPEGLSLYTWWDDSEAYDERIATLIENGIYGFVLVVAILTLFLDAELAFWAGIGIVTSMFGAFALMPWFGISLNMLSLFGFILAIGILVDDAIIVGEAIHRRKGASDAEGKERTPEQAVSASILGAREVFLPVILAVATTIIALLPGLFVSGWAGRMMQPICGVLIAVLLFSLIEALWILPAHLTSPTVRTVRFPRIAQWRGRLNDGLAVFIRRVYGPVLKKALTWRYLTISVFAVFVLLSAALVAGGHLRWTLQANVTKSSFSAHLELPRASPYAETRRIAEQVERALLAMRSELDDADKKLAYFSKRCGSIEPASTMLVGLETMIWEYGAGFWTELSPDGRQCIAVEPFIREWRRRIGDIAPGKIEFIYKEGDVLYDLEFDLAAPDPDVLASAVTRFKNALAAYPGVHDVVDSAEPGKPEARLRLKPNAEALGLSLQDIARQVRHGYYGDEVYRVQRGAHEVRVVVRLPLGERQALTDLRNLPVRLPGGGLAPLATLAEIELQPGYAKLTRLQRQRVLKVQARVDPALADVNSIYAKVEAELAPRLQKEFPLLSLEIGEERREQNRMMRSLIVNTSIALVAIYILIAIPFGSYTMPLILMPVAPVAWCGGIWAHWLAGLPLSMESLIGMVAASGVVVNDSLVLLDAVERSEDNAETIEERLFRACSVRFRPILLAFLTTFAGFLPTLLETSEQAQFLIPMTLALASGLLIGMTASLLLTPVSYSVFAERRSTHKTGKLKTIGHDPE
- a CDS encoding efflux RND transporter periplasmic adaptor subunit, producing the protein MKKPPTQSIKIAIPIVVLSCGIAGAWALVANRPELEPKVRTNEAPWVETITVQPQTLKINIRSQGIVKPREELTLVPEVAGKIVRMHPNFVPGGFFEAGELLIAIDPRDYDHAVAAAEAAIAEARRQVLFEEAQAEQAQEEWQALGEGQSTPLAMHEPQLAEARAKLKSAESELANAKLRRSRCDLFAPFAGRVVEKQAGIGQYVQIGDSLARLFATDAADVRLPVPAEQLGFLPFDFVSSGGGISRETGVMLSADIAGARHRWQGRIVRAEAVVDETTGLLHLIAEIRNPYQSEQGGVPLLAGLFVQAEIEGREQREVFELPVGVLNSMQEALVIDGDLRLHIRRLDVLRREADRIWIESGLTAGERVVISGVPVPVEGMKVRVQKTTPEISADDHVADADADADAGAAR